Part of the Pseudomonas sp. ADAK13 genome is shown below.
AGAATGCGATCGTGATCGTCGCCGGCGGCAATGGCGAATTGACCCCGGCCAAATTACAGACATTTGACAGTGTGCTGCAGGCTGCCGACGTCATCGTCTGTCAGCTTGAGACACCGATGGACACCGTCGGCCATGCCCTCAAGCGCGGCCGCGAACTGGGCAAGACGGTGATCCTCAACCCGGCACCCGCCAGCGGTCCGTTGCCTGAGGACTGGTATGCCGCCATCGACTACCTGATTCCCAACGAAAGCGAAGCCTCGGCCCTGAGTGGTGTGGTGGTCGATTCACTGGACAGCGCTAAGGTCGCCGCTACGCGCCTGATCAAGGCCGGTGCCGGTAAAGTGATCATTACCCTCGGCTCCGAGGGCGCGTTGTTCGCCGATGGCCAAGGCTTTGAGCACCTGGTGGCGCCCAAGGTCAAGGCGGTCGATACCACGGCTGCCGGTGACACCTTCGTCGGTGGTTTTGCGGCGGCGCTGGCCAACGGCAAAAGCGAGGCCGAGGCCATTCGTTTTGGCCAGGTGGCGGCGGCGTTGTCCGTGACCCG
Proteins encoded:
- the rbsK gene encoding ribokinase, with product MPAKVVVIGSLNMDLVTRASRLPRAGETLIGQSFSTVPGGKGANQAVASARLGAEVAMVGCVGTDAYGVQLRDALVVEGIDCQAVSTVDGSSGVALIVVDDSSQNAIVIVAGGNGELTPAKLQTFDSVLQAADVIVCQLETPMDTVGHALKRGRELGKTVILNPAPASGPLPEDWYAAIDYLIPNESEASALSGVVVDSLDSAKVAATRLIKAGAGKVIITLGSEGALFADGQGFEHLVAPKVKAVDTTAAGDTFVGGFAAALANGKSEAEAIRFGQVAAALSVTRAGAQPSIPTLHDVQGFVPS